The Phycisphaerales bacterium AB-hyl4 genome contains a region encoding:
- the xseA gene encoding exodeoxyribonuclease VII large subunit, producing the protein MGRLPFNPDHVRTPATPAAPSKADSGDQPVRVGALASLIKTALTDGLPRKVRVVGEVSNFSSRTHWFFSLKDEQATIRCVCFASSARRVRFPMADGLEVVATGRVDFFNQAGQVQLYVDQIEPVGQGALELRLRQLIDELREQGYFDDAHKRVMPTFAQRIAVVTSRSAAALQDVINTASKRWPGCQLMLYDVKVQGEAAAPEIAAALRTLSEQGGQLGIDAVLLTRGGGSIEDLWAFNERAVADAVYHCKLPIVAAIGHETDTTVAELVADLRCATPTQAAMRLVPEQAALEQALGHWAGRLSQELRRRLRDGQQRVTACASRAIFRRPAELVERARRRLDERQLQLARALPHRTAPARQRLAHLDDRLRAALPRQLHQQADRVSATESHLHTAAARLAREQRQRLQSTVRHLEAVSPRRVLDRGYSYTLGPDGQVLRRVADVKAGDALTTMLSDGQVRSTVGQASDAGASKPTDAPPSADQSSKPFPSPEPSKGGRAKRSGRRKAAGSGADQPTLFGS; encoded by the coding sequence ATGGGAAGACTGCCGTTCAACCCCGACCACGTCCGCACACCCGCGACGCCTGCTGCGCCGAGCAAAGCCGACAGCGGTGATCAGCCGGTGCGCGTGGGGGCGCTCGCGAGCCTGATCAAGACGGCGTTGACCGACGGCCTGCCGCGGAAGGTGCGCGTGGTCGGCGAGGTGAGCAATTTTTCGAGTCGTACTCACTGGTTTTTCAGCTTGAAGGATGAGCAGGCGACGATTCGCTGCGTCTGTTTCGCGTCGAGTGCGCGGCGGGTTCGCTTTCCGATGGCGGATGGGCTGGAGGTGGTCGCGACCGGTCGAGTTGATTTTTTCAACCAGGCCGGGCAGGTGCAGCTTTACGTCGATCAGATCGAGCCAGTGGGGCAGGGGGCGCTCGAACTGCGGCTGCGCCAACTCATCGACGAGCTTCGCGAGCAAGGCTACTTTGATGATGCACACAAGCGAGTGATGCCAACATTCGCACAACGCATCGCGGTGGTGACGTCGCGGTCCGCAGCGGCGCTGCAGGATGTGATCAACACGGCAAGCAAGCGATGGCCCGGCTGTCAGTTGATGCTGTACGACGTGAAAGTGCAGGGCGAAGCGGCGGCGCCGGAAATCGCGGCGGCACTGCGCACGCTCAGCGAGCAGGGCGGTCAGCTGGGCATCGACGCGGTGCTGCTGACACGCGGTGGTGGGTCGATCGAAGATCTGTGGGCGTTCAACGAACGCGCTGTCGCCGACGCGGTGTATCACTGCAAGCTGCCGATCGTCGCGGCGATCGGCCATGAAACCGACACGACCGTTGCGGAACTGGTGGCCGACTTGCGCTGCGCAACGCCCACGCAGGCCGCGATGCGGCTTGTGCCCGAGCAGGCGGCGTTGGAGCAGGCGTTGGGGCATTGGGCGGGCAGGCTGTCGCAGGAACTGCGACGGCGGCTGCGCGACGGGCAGCAGCGTGTCACGGCGTGTGCCAGCCGAGCGATCTTTCGCAGGCCCGCCGAACTGGTCGAACGTGCGAGGCGACGGCTGGATGAGCGGCAGTTGCAACTCGCCCGGGCGTTGCCGCATCGTACGGCACCCGCGCGTCAGCGGCTTGCGCATCTTGATGATCGGCTGCGTGCGGCGCTGCCACGCCAACTGCACCAGCAGGCCGACCGTGTCAGCGCGACCGAGTCACACCTGCACACGGCTGCCGCGAGGCTGGCGCGTGAGCAACGGCAGCGGTTGCAATCGACGGTTCGCCACCTCGAAGCGGTAAGCCCGCGGCGTGTGCTCGATCGTGGGTACAGCTATACGCTCGGGCCGGACGGCCAGGTGCTTCGTCGTGTGGCCGACGTGAAGGCGGGCGATGCGCTGACGACGATGCTCAGCGACGGGCAGGTGCGGTCGACGGTGGGGCAGGCGAGCGATGCGGGTGC
- a CDS encoding tetratricopeptide repeat protein, whose protein sequence is MAIRAKTKRRLFILIGSVATVIALGATIYTVRMAQIREDVIQAREVGMVAMDEGDYHTAMHQLGRYLQHHTSDAEATYHYAQARLRVEEPDGRHLVHGARSLRRALELDPDRHEVRRQLLEVYGRIGFSNEAIDLARLMLADDPDDAEALRTKMEAMVRLRMYDRIDTLAEESLEQDEHGEYIRSEGIVTEVLRGRAMASYQQSRYAEALPIAELFNERRPEDYEMQRLTVELLHELNRSSQAQRAHVRRLREAYPDHPGFAALEARTLRRFGDMSAARAAMADAASADLSEMDEVAVMDVLNELDRQQMFAETLDAMQRVAPQMDGLMFRRVMAQRLALSQQWDALLKHFEPLEATANRADSVVLAFLAMTRFELGEPEKAKALVEELRSRVNDSTAIEWSSVLSAVYGMEQPSPRELIEVIRRSDEGGERNPFYQHWLARAYQQVGELDLAIAAWQRAAQAAPSWNLPLLEAAQVLAQTGRSREAVGVAQLALRRAPNDIRAALVLAESIEMQWDSLTSQQTADLRRLLSQIQAAIPFEPRSLSLQVRVLTASGELEAARERVAAALEADANLPSAVMVQLAEAMASADAPELERQLLDRMDLAEGSTSNAARIQQVQAMVEAGQGGQALAVINQQVDTTEGDEKRSWRLLKARLLDQLGDARALAAWVELVDDYPQDAGVHQRVLSSNLAWQDRELMDKVIDRVRSMAGDEALSWRVARARWLMGAPEGERSDSDVADLLQYVIDASAQHVQARLLMAHHHEQTGNASAAINQMTRVAQLHPERADVRLQLARLLQARGDETQARMHMEAVHQLGGQMQPERRLQAASMLVGQGELDRAIALLEPYHGTSVQHDMTLAQLYAQAGRVNEAGQMYDRLLQQPTQAVVEQATQFFSATGQQDRAASAIGHLDDLELAPGVADLIRGGHYAAVGETSAAREAYRRAVDASPDNALAWRRHISYTLTAGDVDEALAMLKQASETTQDTLLARLVSELDVLRAAAAHDVALPLLTTLLNSAANHEVAMQAVRAMASAATPSDALPTLQTLADEHESLVALQATAYRLHMVDGSHEQAIELAQRMMRLMPGSAEPAWMMAEALSAAGDWEQAMEIAQEASARGGVAMADADGFIAEAQLHMGDSAAALRQIEPYLDEAKADPEANAPLIVRAARAKLQLGEVERAERMLDPLLEKSSQWRGLWLQLAVLVLEDDATATRWLDRLNEVVANDARDERFQLAQGYWTLLDRTQSGEHREAVRRTLMPLTELDPPMAEAVMGLAVLEDAAGNRDLAEQGYREALAIERNLPIAANNLAVILYQRGESLDEAVTLARSAVSAAPQHAPFRHTLAQALQTRGDHAEAMENMQQAVEFDGGNVRWHVALAKLLLSQDQHDAAGEVLANIDDQFPETDGLPDEVREDLDAARSQWQEQRRSTDAQ, encoded by the coding sequence ATGGCAATTCGAGCGAAAACCAAGCGACGACTCTTCATTCTGATCGGCTCGGTAGCGACAGTGATCGCGCTGGGGGCGACCATTTACACCGTGCGTATGGCCCAGATTCGCGAAGACGTGATTCAGGCGCGCGAAGTGGGCATGGTGGCGATGGACGAGGGCGACTATCACACTGCGATGCACCAGCTCGGCCGATACCTTCAGCATCATACGAGCGATGCGGAAGCGACTTACCACTACGCGCAGGCTCGGCTGAGGGTTGAAGAGCCGGACGGTCGGCATCTGGTGCACGGCGCGCGATCGCTACGACGTGCGTTGGAGTTGGACCCTGATCGGCATGAGGTCCGCAGGCAATTGCTGGAAGTGTACGGGCGAATCGGTTTTTCCAATGAAGCGATCGACCTGGCGCGGCTGATGCTTGCGGATGACCCGGACGACGCGGAGGCGCTGCGCACCAAGATGGAGGCGATGGTGCGCCTGCGGATGTATGACCGGATCGACACGCTGGCGGAAGAAAGCCTGGAACAGGACGAGCATGGCGAATACATCCGTTCGGAAGGCATTGTGACCGAGGTGTTGCGCGGACGAGCGATGGCGTCGTACCAGCAGTCGCGTTATGCCGAGGCGTTGCCGATTGCCGAGCTGTTTAACGAACGGCGGCCTGAGGATTATGAAATGCAGCGGTTGACGGTGGAACTGTTGCACGAGTTGAACCGCTCGTCGCAGGCGCAGCGTGCGCATGTTCGTCGGCTGCGCGAAGCGTACCCAGACCATCCGGGGTTCGCGGCTCTGGAAGCCAGGACATTGCGTCGCTTTGGCGACATGTCGGCGGCGCGAGCGGCGATGGCTGACGCGGCGTCGGCCGACCTGAGCGAGATGGACGAGGTCGCGGTGATGGACGTGCTCAACGAGCTGGATCGCCAGCAGATGTTCGCCGAGACGCTTGATGCGATGCAGCGCGTCGCGCCGCAGATGGACGGGCTGATGTTTCGGCGGGTGATGGCACAGCGGCTTGCGTTGAGTCAGCAGTGGGACGCGTTGCTGAAGCATTTTGAGCCGTTGGAAGCGACTGCCAACCGCGCGGATTCAGTGGTGCTTGCGTTTCTGGCGATGACTCGGTTCGAGTTGGGCGAACCTGAGAAGGCCAAGGCGTTGGTAGAGGAGTTGCGGTCGCGGGTGAATGATTCGACGGCGATCGAGTGGTCGTCGGTGTTGTCGGCAGTGTATGGGATGGAGCAGCCGTCGCCACGCGAGTTGATTGAAGTGATTCGGCGATCGGACGAAGGTGGCGAGCGGAATCCGTTCTACCAGCACTGGCTTGCACGAGCGTATCAGCAGGTTGGTGAACTGGACTTGGCGATTGCTGCGTGGCAGCGTGCCGCGCAGGCAGCGCCGAGTTGGAACCTGCCCCTGCTGGAAGCGGCGCAGGTGTTAGCGCAGACGGGGCGGTCGCGTGAGGCGGTGGGTGTGGCGCAACTGGCGTTGCGTCGAGCGCCCAACGACATTCGAGCGGCGTTGGTGTTGGCCGAGTCGATCGAGATGCAGTGGGATTCGTTGACGTCGCAGCAGACGGCGGACCTGCGTCGGTTGTTAAGCCAGATTCAGGCTGCGATACCATTCGAGCCGCGATCGCTGTCGTTGCAGGTGCGTGTGCTGACGGCCAGTGGTGAACTGGAGGCGGCACGCGAGCGTGTGGCGGCGGCGCTGGAGGCCGATGCGAATCTGCCGTCGGCGGTGATGGTGCAATTGGCGGAGGCGATGGCCTCGGCGGACGCGCCGGAACTGGAGCGGCAACTGCTGGATCGAATGGACCTGGCCGAGGGCTCGACGAGCAATGCTGCGCGAATACAGCAGGTACAGGCGATGGTCGAGGCCGGCCAGGGCGGTCAGGCGCTGGCGGTGATCAACCAGCAGGTCGACACAACCGAGGGCGATGAGAAGCGTAGCTGGCGGCTGCTGAAAGCTCGGCTGCTTGATCAACTAGGCGACGCGCGGGCGCTGGCGGCATGGGTTGAGCTTGTCGACGACTATCCACAGGATGCGGGCGTGCACCAGCGTGTGCTCAGCTCGAATCTGGCGTGGCAGGATCGTGAGTTGATGGACAAAGTCATCGACCGAGTGCGCTCGATGGCAGGCGACGAGGCGCTGAGCTGGCGGGTGGCGCGGGCGCGGTGGCTGATGGGGGCACCGGAGGGTGAGCGATCGGATAGCGACGTCGCCGACCTGCTGCAGTATGTCATTGACGCGTCGGCGCAGCATGTGCAGGCCCGGTTGTTGATGGCGCACCATCACGAACAGACAGGTAACGCATCGGCAGCGATCAACCAAATGACGCGTGTGGCGCAGTTGCACCCGGAGCGTGCGGACGTTCGCCTGCAACTGGCGCGACTGTTGCAGGCCCGCGGCGACGAAACGCAGGCACGCATGCACATGGAGGCAGTGCATCAGCTTGGTGGGCAGATGCAACCGGAACGACGGCTGCAGGCGGCGTCGATGCTTGTCGGGCAGGGCGAACTGGACCGCGCGATTGCACTGCTTGAGCCTTATCACGGGACATCGGTGCAGCATGATATGACTTTGGCGCAGCTTTACGCGCAGGCCGGCCGGGTGAACGAAGCGGGGCAGATGTACGACCGTCTGCTTCAGCAGCCGACCCAGGCGGTGGTGGAGCAGGCGACGCAGTTTTTCAGTGCGACGGGGCAGCAGGACCGAGCGGCGTCGGCGATCGGGCACCTGGATGATCTGGAACTGGCGCCGGGTGTGGCGGATCTGATTCGTGGAGGACATTATGCAGCGGTGGGTGAGACGAGCGCGGCGCGTGAGGCGTATCGGCGTGCGGTGGACGCATCGCCGGACAACGCGCTGGCGTGGCGACGTCATATCAGTTACACGCTGACGGCCGGCGACGTGGACGAAGCCTTGGCGATGCTCAAACAAGCGAGCGAAACGACGCAGGACACGCTGCTTGCACGGCTGGTGTCGGAGCTGGACGTGTTGCGTGCGGCGGCAGCGCATGACGTGGCCTTGCCATTGTTGACGACGTTGTTGAACAGCGCTGCGAATCATGAAGTGGCGATGCAGGCGGTGCGTGCGATGGCGTCAGCGGCGACACCGAGCGACGCGCTGCCGACGTTGCAGACGCTTGCCGACGAGCATGAGTCGCTGGTGGCGTTGCAGGCGACGGCGTATCGGTTGCATATGGTGGACGGCTCGCATGAGCAGGCGATCGAATTGGCACAGCGGATGATGCGATTGATGCCCGGCTCAGCGGAGCCAGCGTGGATGATGGCCGAGGCGCTGTCGGCCGCGGGCGATTGGGAGCAGGCAATGGAGATCGCGCAGGAAGCGTCGGCACGCGGCGGTGTGGCGATGGCGGATGCGGACGGCTTTATTGCCGAGGCACAGCTACACATGGGCGACTCGGCGGCGGCGCTGAGGCAGATCGAACCTTACCTGGACGAAGCGAAGGCAGACCCGGAAGCGAACGCGCCGTTGATCGTGCGTGCCGCGCGAGCGAAGTTGCAGCTTGGCGAGGTGGAGCGGGCCGAGCGTATGCTTGATCCGCTACTCGAAAAGTCGTCACAGTGGCGGGGGCTGTGGTTGCAACTGGCGGTGCTTGTACTGGAAGATGATGCGACGGCGACGCGCTGGCTGGATCGCTTGAACGAAGTGGTTGCCAACGATGCGCGGGATGAGCGGTTCCAGTTGGCGCAGGGCTACTGGACGTTGCTCGACCGGACACAGTCGGGCGAGCATCGTGAGGCGGTGCGGCGGACGTTGATGCCGTTAACGGAACTTGATCCGCCGATGGCCGAGGCGGTCATGGGGCTGGCGGTGCTGGAAGATGCGGCGGGCAATCGCGACCTGGCCGAGCAGGGCTATCGCGAGGCGCTGGCGATCGAGCGTAACCTGCCGATCGCGGCGAACAACCTGGCGGTGATCCTGTATCAGCGCGGCGAATCGCTGGATGAAGCGGTGACGCTGGCCCGCAGTGCGGTTTCGGCTGCACCGCAACACGCACCGTTCCGCCACACGCTGGCGCAGGCGCTGCAGACGCGCGGCGATCATGCCGAGGCGATGGAAAACATGCAACAGGCTGTCGAGTTCGACGGCGGAAACGTCCGCTGGCATGTCGCGCTCGCGAAGTTGCTGTTGAGCCAGGACCAGCACGACGCGGCGGGCGAGGTGCTTGCGAACATTGACGATCAGTTCCCTGAAACGGACGGCCTGCCGGACGAGGTTCGCGAGGACCTGGATGCGGCCCGCTCACAATGGCAGGAACAACGGCGAAGCACGGACGCGCAATGA
- a CDS encoding sugar transferase, translating to MIADLKTDSAPANAHPTVWGLTPTELHDRFWAARGVQVVRVGEPSEIVEDAELFLLMAPRLLANFALGPLVEELSWLKPDALWVRIQDQRESGYHERAVTDEAGRFVAFERDYGGADSRLGRVVLTPNSEIARIWQSASDAIAGWRELRRRVTRRRRTAMAITGKTYDRDSPDEVMDFVRQLVTVWKRPDATVERAVYHQAGTWADPDAGLTDRVRFVGPVWVGAGRLLEPDASVVGPAVLWDDPEQRPTTDRVRWNELEPHQALETPLRQPLSSSMNRLTKRAFDIAFALAALLMVLPLFPLIMLAIWLEDGRPFFFAHMRETLGGREFPCLKFRSMRNDAEQIKAQLAAVNQVDGPQFFMENDPRVTKVGRFLRKTHLDELPQLLNVLVGQMSVVGPRPSPHAENQYCPAWREARLSIRPGITGLWQVMRTRREGEDFQEWIRYDLEYVENASMTLDMKIIIKTVMIILFPNK from the coding sequence ATGATCGCTGACTTGAAAACAGACAGTGCGCCTGCCAATGCGCACCCCACCGTCTGGGGGCTTACGCCGACGGAACTGCACGATCGCTTCTGGGCTGCGCGCGGCGTGCAGGTGGTGCGCGTCGGTGAGCCGTCGGAGATCGTGGAAGACGCGGAGCTGTTTTTACTGATGGCCCCGCGGCTGCTGGCCAACTTTGCGCTCGGCCCGCTGGTCGAAGAGCTGAGTTGGCTGAAGCCCGATGCGCTTTGGGTCCGCATTCAGGACCAGCGTGAGAGCGGCTACCACGAACGTGCGGTGACCGACGAGGCCGGCCGGTTTGTCGCTTTCGAGCGCGACTATGGCGGGGCCGACTCACGGCTCGGCCGTGTCGTGCTCACACCGAATTCCGAAATCGCCCGTATCTGGCAGTCGGCCAGCGACGCTATCGCCGGCTGGCGCGAGCTGCGTCGCCGGGTGACGCGCCGCCGCCGAACCGCGATGGCGATCACCGGCAAGACTTACGACCGCGACTCCCCCGATGAGGTGATGGACTTCGTTCGGCAACTGGTGACGGTGTGGAAGCGTCCCGACGCCACGGTCGAGCGGGCGGTGTATCACCAGGCCGGCACGTGGGCCGACCCCGACGCGGGGCTAACCGATCGTGTTCGCTTCGTCGGGCCCGTGTGGGTTGGTGCGGGGCGTCTGCTCGAACCCGATGCCAGTGTTGTCGGGCCGGCGGTGCTGTGGGACGATCCCGAGCAGCGGCCGACGACCGATCGCGTGCGATGGAACGAGCTTGAGCCGCATCAGGCGCTTGAGACGCCGCTGCGTCAGCCGCTGAGTTCTTCGATGAACCGATTGACCAAGCGTGCGTTCGACATCGCGTTCGCGCTTGCGGCGTTGTTGATGGTCTTGCCTTTGTTCCCCTTGATCATGCTGGCGATCTGGCTTGAAGACGGCCGACCGTTCTTCTTTGCCCACATGCGTGAGACGCTCGGCGGCCGGGAGTTTCCCTGCCTCAAGTTCCGCTCCATGCGAAACGATGCCGAGCAGATCAAAGCCCAGCTTGCAGCGGTCAACCAGGTCGACGGCCCGCAGTTTTTCATGGAAAACGATCCGCGCGTCACGAAGGTCGGCCGATTCCTGCGCAAGACCCACCTCGACGAATTGCCACAGCTGCTGAACGTGCTCGTCGGACAGATGTCGGTCGTGGGCCCGCGCCCCAGCCCGCACGCGGAAAACCAGTATTGCCCGGCCTGGCGTGAAGCGCGATTGAGCATCCGCCCCGGCATCACGGGCTTGTGGCAGGTCATGCGGACCCGCCGCGAGGGTGAAGACTTCCAGGAGTGGATTCGTTACGACCTGGAGTACGTCGAGAACGCGTCGATGACACTCGACATGAAGATCATTATTAAAACCGTCATGATCATCCTATTTCCGAACAAGTGA
- a CDS encoding GumC family protein: MNDQYPVEEHHNLPAPRSYDPGMVHDDHEEEEVSPLQRLHQLLRGRYLWAVGLAVVGAAIGASVAWFSIEPVYESTGMVHIRPAQDRLIYETELNQPLSNFGGFVGTQAALMQHTRVLRNAIDDPGWRQFGRGTDEEAVQDFRRNLNIMQPRGNEFITVRYRDPDREASKVAVRSVLQAYQRIHVERDRTSRRQTMTALEERRQHLNNEISRVSRRIQSIAQEYGSDALEQMYQFQLSQVQRLEGTLQQAQMSLSHLRAQQENGDGEGLADMNALTLEEAAAYDDRIASLLAEREAIEERLKLLRRNFGEQHREVRAWGDRLEVTTDSLEQRLQAFRTGGVIPGEMGGGGGGIAGVGGVAGGNNAPAQRLSQLQRQVERLEEMHADAHEEMLALGRRRLEIDQLKAERQRLSDRLQEARFRYETLEVESAMAGRIDVMADENDIDTSLRPVNARNRVQMTGAGLAGGGAFGFALILGIGLIDRRVRNIDDATRSIGHLPLLGVLPELPDDLTDPEHASLVAHSVHHIRTLMQLSDKSRRTPVMMRDQRGQLHTIEMSYDRPNGSVYTISSPAAGSGKTSLSIALGMSFANAGNRTLLIDADLTSGGLTKRMRTLIRRRIGQILLQQGLVDREQLDEGLHAAEVTGRRLGEALIAQGVVTEEQLTQALAFQEHSAMGLLDAMQGDTLADCVDETGTENLAILPIGGATVADLKRLSPKALNRVIDEARRYFEIILVDTGPVPGSMESSSVAAMADAVVFVVSRGDQRPHVERSVTFLESIGASLAGVVFNRADPDDSINNYSVMSDRGSAENSNGKAASASANGAANGHHRYGPVVDALTAGGQEKPRTKDRPS; the protein is encoded by the coding sequence ATGAACGATCAGTACCCTGTTGAAGAACATCACAACTTGCCCGCGCCACGTTCCTACGATCCAGGCATGGTGCACGACGACCACGAAGAGGAAGAAGTGTCGCCGCTGCAACGGCTCCATCAGTTGCTGCGCGGACGCTACCTGTGGGCCGTCGGCCTCGCGGTCGTCGGCGCTGCTATCGGCGCGTCCGTTGCGTGGTTCAGCATCGAGCCGGTCTACGAAAGCACCGGCATGGTTCACATCCGCCCGGCGCAGGACCGCCTGATCTACGAAACCGAGCTGAACCAGCCGTTGAGCAACTTCGGCGGATTCGTCGGCACGCAGGCGGCGCTGATGCAGCACACACGCGTGCTGCGAAACGCGATTGATGATCCCGGCTGGCGACAGTTTGGCCGAGGCACCGACGAAGAGGCCGTGCAGGATTTCCGTCGCAACCTGAATATCATGCAGCCGCGCGGCAACGAGTTTATTACGGTCCGCTATCGCGATCCCGACCGCGAGGCCTCCAAGGTCGCCGTCCGCTCGGTCCTCCAGGCATACCAGCGCATTCACGTCGAACGGGACCGAACCAGCCGACGACAGACGATGACCGCGCTTGAGGAACGTCGACAGCACCTCAATAACGAAATCTCTCGTGTCAGTCGGCGCATCCAGTCGATCGCTCAAGAGTATGGTTCGGACGCGCTCGAACAGATGTACCAGTTTCAGCTCAGCCAGGTCCAGCGTCTGGAAGGCACGCTCCAGCAGGCACAGATGTCGCTCAGCCATCTGCGCGCCCAGCAGGAGAACGGCGATGGTGAAGGCCTCGCCGACATGAATGCACTGACCCTCGAAGAGGCCGCCGCCTACGACGACCGTATCGCCAGCCTGCTCGCCGAGCGCGAAGCGATTGAGGAACGGTTGAAGTTGCTGCGCCGCAATTTTGGTGAGCAGCATCGCGAAGTTCGCGCCTGGGGCGATCGCCTGGAAGTCACAACCGACTCGCTTGAACAACGTCTTCAGGCCTTCCGTACCGGCGGCGTGATCCCTGGTGAGATGGGTGGCGGTGGTGGTGGCATCGCCGGCGTTGGAGGCGTTGCTGGCGGAAACAACGCGCCGGCCCAACGGCTTTCGCAACTGCAACGCCAGGTCGAGCGCCTTGAAGAGATGCACGCCGACGCGCATGAAGAGATGCTCGCCCTCGGTCGACGCCGACTTGAGATCGACCAGCTCAAGGCCGAACGTCAACGTCTTTCTGATCGCCTTCAGGAAGCACGCTTCCGCTACGAAACGCTGGAAGTTGAGTCGGCCATGGCCGGCCGTATCGACGTCATGGCCGACGAGAACGACATCGACACGTCCCTTCGGCCGGTCAATGCTCGTAACCGCGTTCAAATGACCGGCGCGGGGTTGGCCGGCGGCGGTGCGTTCGGCTTTGCGCTGATCCTCGGCATCGGTTTGATCGACCGGCGCGTCCGCAACATTGACGACGCCACCCGCAGCATCGGCCACCTGCCACTGCTCGGCGTGCTGCCGGAACTGCCAGACGACCTGACCGACCCGGAGCACGCGAGCCTCGTGGCTCACTCTGTGCACCACATTCGCACCCTCATGCAGCTCAGCGACAAGTCGCGCAGAACGCCTGTCATGATGCGCGACCAGCGCGGCCAGCTGCATACCATCGAGATGAGTTACGACCGGCCGAACGGCAGCGTCTATACCATCTCCTCGCCCGCCGCGGGCTCGGGCAAGACCAGCCTCAGCATCGCGCTGGGCATGTCGTTTGCCAACGCGGGCAACCGCACGCTGTTGATCGACGCGGACCTGACCAGCGGCGGCCTGACCAAACGCATGCGAACCCTCATTCGCCGACGCATCGGGCAGATTCTCCTTCAGCAGGGTCTCGTCGACCGTGAACAGCTCGACGAAGGCCTCCATGCCGCGGAAGTCACCGGCCGACGGCTGGGCGAAGCACTCATTGCCCAAGGTGTTGTCACTGAAGAGCAGCTCACCCAGGCCCTCGCGTTTCAGGAGCACTCCGCCATGGGGCTGCTCGATGCGATGCAGGGCGATACCCTGGCTGACTGTGTCGATGAAACCGGCACGGAAAACCTCGCCATCCTCCCGATCGGCGGAGCGACGGTTGCCGACCTCAAACGGCTGTCGCCCAAGGCGCTCAATCGCGTAATCGACGAAGCGCGTCGTTATTTTGAGATCATTCTTGTCGACACCGGCCCCGTGCCGGGCTCGATGGAGAGCTCTTCCGTCGCAGCCATGGCCGACGCCGTGGTGTTCGTGGTCTCCCGCGGCGACCAGCGGCCGCACGTGGAGCGTTCGGTGACGTTCCTGGAGTCGATTGGCGCATCGTTGGCGGGCGTTGTGTTCAATCGGGCCGACCCGGATGACAGTATTAACAACTATTCAGTGATGAGCGATCGCGGATCTGCCGAAAATAGCAATGGGAAGGCCGCCTCCGCCAGCGCCAACGGCGCAGCCAATGGTCACCATCGTTACGGGCCAGTCGTTGATGCGCTGACCGCCGGCGGACAGGAAAAACCACGTACGAAGGATCGGCCGAGCTGA
- a CDS encoding exosortase C-terminal domain/associated protein EpsI: MIKAILAPILAVALIAGLTIEKHSWPQPDDVEEYHAEVAEAIRAIPEQFGDWRSTEVELPMAAVALLRPNEILSRRYRNSQTGQAFQFIVIHCRDARDMVGHYPPNCYPAAGWDLRQRHNNAWALTDLTSETEAVAIEGVGYEFEQLMPGSTSQLFVTNLIILPDGTFGQSMRDVNRIAADRQFRVYGAAQMQFIFSGSYAKSERDQIVEQFAAAAEPAMQAIRTGVQR; this comes from the coding sequence ATGATCAAAGCAATTTTGGCTCCAATCCTGGCTGTGGCGCTGATCGCCGGGCTGACCATCGAGAAGCACAGTTGGCCTCAGCCTGATGACGTGGAGGAGTACCACGCCGAAGTCGCCGAGGCCATCCGCGCCATTCCCGAACAGTTCGGCGATTGGCGGTCGACCGAGGTGGAATTACCCATGGCGGCCGTCGCGCTGCTGCGTCCGAACGAAATCCTCAGCCGACGGTACCGCAACAGCCAGACCGGCCAGGCGTTTCAGTTCATCGTCATTCACTGCCGCGACGCCCGTGACATGGTCGGCCACTACCCGCCGAACTGTTACCCCGCCGCCGGCTGGGACCTGCGTCAACGTCACAACAATGCCTGGGCGCTGACCGACCTTACGTCCGAAACCGAGGCGGTGGCCATCGAAGGCGTCGGCTATGAGTTCGAACAACTCATGCCCGGTTCAACCTCGCAACTGTTTGTCACCAACCTGATTATCCTGCCCGACGGAACGTTTGGTCAGTCGATGCGCGACGTGAACCGCATCGCCGCCGACCGCCAGTTCCGCGTCTATGGGGCTGCACAAATGCAGTTCATTTTCTCGGGCAGCTATGCCAAGTCCGAACGAGACCAGATTGTCGAACAATTCGCGGCCGCGGCCGAACCCGCGATGCAGGCGATCCGAACCGGAGTTCAGCGATGA